In one window of Polynucleobacter sp. AM-7D1 DNA:
- a CDS encoding lipase family protein has product MKKISRLSVIAISAALGIFSTAVYADPPMPPFYASVMKMAPEGKLGQVISKEKIATSLKGAQAWKIAYISSDVAGRKTIATGTIIAPVGPSPKEGRPILAWAHGTTGSAQNCGPSQIIDPTAALNEYFLMGGNSWTDYGIPNGQEFINQGYVVVATDYQGLGGGGKHQYAVAQTNGRDVINSARAASSMKEVGAGKKTVVYGWSQGGGATIAAASLPDYQALQGTAADNLQYLGFVALAPEDVAAMLPNVPADEAGAKKLMNGFTQANVPNVFLFAHYMMGLWGTQAAFPDLKLSDVLTDEGVKVVDKLSRNKCMHVLADTFSYAYGDNYKTLLKPEPSNSLAWVKAFVDGSVKPVKPTAPVVIYWGTKDTAVPPIMHELYQKQMCGMGANVGRIQLPGEQTHFTTPGVSAPMYLDWVKDRIAGKPLANGCPQK; this is encoded by the coding sequence ATGAAAAAAATTTCACGTCTTTCAGTTATAGCAATTAGCGCTGCTCTTGGCATCTTCTCCACTGCTGTTTATGCTGATCCACCAATGCCGCCTTTTTATGCCTCTGTCATGAAAATGGCGCCTGAAGGTAAGTTGGGTCAAGTCATCTCTAAAGAGAAAATTGCAACATCTTTAAAAGGTGCGCAGGCTTGGAAGATTGCTTATATCTCATCTGATGTGGCGGGCCGTAAAACGATTGCTACAGGGACCATCATCGCACCTGTTGGACCAAGCCCAAAAGAAGGAAGACCTATATTGGCTTGGGCACATGGCACAACAGGTTCAGCGCAAAATTGCGGACCATCCCAAATCATTGATCCAACAGCCGCTTTAAATGAATATTTTCTAATGGGTGGGAACTCTTGGACTGATTACGGAATTCCAAATGGTCAAGAGTTCATCAATCAAGGATATGTTGTCGTTGCTACCGACTATCAAGGTTTGGGTGGTGGAGGTAAGCATCAATATGCTGTGGCACAAACAAATGGTAGAGATGTTATTAACTCTGCAAGAGCTGCCAGCTCCATGAAAGAAGTTGGCGCAGGTAAGAAGACCGTAGTTTATGGATGGTCGCAGGGTGGTGGCGCTACTATTGCTGCCGCAAGCTTGCCAGATTACCAGGCACTTCAAGGTACTGCAGCAGATAACCTGCAATATCTAGGATTTGTTGCGTTGGCACCAGAAGATGTAGCAGCCATGCTTCCAAATGTGCCAGCTGATGAGGCAGGTGCGAAAAAGCTCATGAATGGCTTTACTCAAGCTAATGTCCCAAATGTATTTCTATTCGCCCACTATATGATGGGACTTTGGGGTACGCAGGCAGCTTTTCCTGATCTAAAGCTATCCGATGTACTGACAGATGAGGGTGTAAAAGTTGTAGATAAATTATCTCGAAACAAATGTATGCATGTACTGGCAGATACCTTTAGCTATGCTTATGGAGATAACTATAAAACTCTCTTGAAGCCAGAACCCAGCAACTCCTTGGCATGGGTCAAGGCATTTGTTGATGGCAGTGTCAAGCCGGTAAAACCTACTGCACCTGTTGTGATTTATTGGGGTACAAAAGATACTGCAGTCCCTCCAATCATGCATGAGCTTTATCAGAAGCAAATGTGCGGTATGGGGGCAAATGTAGGAAGAATTCAGCTGCCAGGAGAGCAAACACACTTTACGACTCCTGGGGTTTCAGCCCCGATGTATCTTGACTGGGTCAAGGATCGTATTGCTGGAAAACCATTGGCAAATGGTTGCCCTCAAAAGTAG
- a CDS encoding amidohydrolase — translation MKTLNISLSAFLLLMTAQVFAGGASVYFNGDILTMEGDKPQYVEAVVVKGKKITYTGSMKDALNEAGANPDIQDLKGQTLIPGFIDAWGHFTLIAQNTLGVNLGYFSKKPPHTTQELIGRLKAEARPFNGWIIGAEYADAFLTDGPLTIAQLDTAFPNQPVFVNNISTLTGIVNSAGLKKLGITKSTKVVQGMIPVDPKTGKLTGELIGSPNISATAKVFGKYSQDLMMETYRRAEKIYASNGFTTAQSYETTLEDIRNMRQAVDRNVISLDLIALPTYDVVDQLLATNQKYPFGVYTRGDGGFKVAGILVSTDGAPQLRLAYFTKPYADTTGFPKDWRGMAVATQALVDRYAKLAYEKNIQYYGYSNGDAGIDMTLAGISKAIQEAGITEDRRTVISHSFFIRDDQLDQYKTKKILPQFMPNHIWMYGDVYRKILGDERASNMVPLNLAHTKGMQFGIHNDTPSSGPSALFTIGTAVNRNIYGGGVLGPDQRIDPYLALRAFTSVPAYQYKEEGSKGSITAGKLADMVLLDRNPLKVDPMEIKDIQIVKTIKHGKDLYVRP, via the coding sequence ATGAAAACCCTGAATATATCCCTATCCGCTTTCTTGCTATTAATGACTGCTCAAGTATTTGCTGGTGGTGCAAGCGTGTATTTCAATGGTGACATCCTGACTATGGAGGGTGATAAGCCGCAGTATGTTGAGGCGGTGGTGGTGAAGGGTAAGAAGATTACCTACACAGGCAGTATGAAAGATGCTTTAAATGAAGCTGGTGCAAATCCAGATATTCAGGATTTAAAAGGTCAAACCTTAATTCCTGGTTTTATAGATGCTTGGGGTCACTTTACTTTAATTGCTCAAAATACTCTGGGTGTAAATCTGGGTTATTTTTCTAAGAAGCCTCCTCATACAACCCAAGAGTTAATAGGTCGATTGAAGGCTGAGGCTCGCCCATTTAATGGTTGGATCATTGGGGCCGAGTATGCGGATGCTTTTTTAACTGATGGCCCTTTGACTATTGCGCAATTAGACACAGCATTTCCTAATCAACCAGTATTTGTTAATAACATTTCCACCTTGACGGGGATTGTGAATTCGGCAGGCTTGAAAAAATTAGGCATTACTAAATCCACCAAAGTTGTGCAAGGGATGATTCCTGTTGATCCAAAAACAGGAAAACTAACTGGCGAATTGATTGGCAGTCCTAATATAAGTGCAACTGCGAAGGTATTTGGTAAGTATTCCCAAGACTTGATGATGGAAACATATCGCAGGGCTGAAAAGATTTACGCCTCAAATGGATTTACCACTGCACAGAGCTATGAAACTACACTTGAGGATATTCGCAATATGCGTCAAGCAGTTGATCGTAATGTGATTAGCCTGGATCTGATTGCGCTACCAACTTACGATGTGGTTGATCAGTTACTAGCAACAAACCAAAAATACCCATTTGGTGTTTACACAAGAGGCGATGGCGGCTTTAAGGTTGCTGGAATCTTGGTGTCTACTGATGGAGCACCTCAATTACGTTTGGCGTATTTCACAAAACCCTATGCAGACACTACCGGGTTCCCAAAAGATTGGCGTGGTATGGCTGTTGCTACCCAAGCTTTAGTTGATCGTTATGCAAAGCTAGCCTACGAAAAGAATATTCAGTATTACGGCTATTCCAATGGCGATGCTGGAATTGATATGACTCTTGCCGGGATTTCCAAAGCAATTCAAGAGGCGGGAATTACTGAAGATCGCAGAACAGTAATTTCACACTCATTTTTTATCCGTGATGATCAATTAGATCAATACAAAACTAAGAAAATTCTTCCTCAATTTATGCCTAATCACATTTGGATGTATGGGGATGTGTATAGAAAAATTCTAGGCGATGAGAGGGCTAGTAATATGGTGCCACTCAATTTGGCTCATACAAAAGGGATGCAATTTGGTATTCATAATGACACCCCATCATCTGGCCCAAGCGCCTTATTTACGATTGGGACCGCTGTGAACCGCAATATCTATGGCGGAGGAGTTTTGGGCCCTGATCAGCGTATCGACCCTTACCTTGCTCTCCGTGCATTTACCTCTGTACCTGCCTATCAATACAAGGAAGAGGGATCAAAGGGTAGCATCACCGCTGGAAAGCTTGCTGACATGGTGCTGCTTGATCGTAATCCCTTGAAAGTAGATCCAATGGAGATTAAAGATATTCAGATTGTGAAGACGATTAAGCATGGTAAAGATCTGTATGTTCGCCCCTAA
- a CDS encoding alpha/beta fold hydrolase, translated as MPSNNYLRFLNAKLMRGIFLTIATAFISLSLSLTVHAQEKPEIKYAPVNGVKLAYYLKGKGDPMILIMGYAGTLSAWDPALLDELAKNNQLIIFDNRGAGLSTDTKENNTTIPQMADDAAGLVKALGFKKVNVFSWSMGARIGQQFVIRHPELVNKVILLAPNPGGKYQIAINKKVGEELNNPSLSPMENFELLFPMTPEGKAAAKAVYERWAAARAAGTIPDDFVVSKETKARQVRARITLWNADNQNYKDLKNIKVPVLVADGREDIIDNPQNSVVIANQIPFAWLAFYEGGHAFLFQSYKKLSETVNVFLQKD; from the coding sequence ATGCCCTCTAATAATTACTTACGCTTTTTAAATGCTAAATTGATGCGGGGCATTTTTTTAACGATAGCTACTGCTTTCATTTCTCTGAGCCTCAGTCTTACAGTACATGCCCAAGAAAAGCCAGAAATTAAATATGCTCCAGTAAATGGTGTGAAATTAGCCTATTACCTCAAAGGCAAGGGTGATCCCATGATTTTGATTATGGGTTATGCCGGCACTTTGAGCGCATGGGACCCCGCGCTTCTTGATGAACTAGCAAAGAATAACCAGTTAATCATTTTTGATAATCGTGGTGCCGGACTATCTACCGATACCAAAGAAAATAACACCACTATTCCGCAAATGGCCGATGATGCCGCTGGTTTAGTCAAAGCTCTAGGCTTTAAAAAGGTCAACGTCTTTTCATGGTCAATGGGCGCTCGCATTGGACAGCAATTTGTCATCAGACACCCAGAGCTAGTTAATAAGGTTATTCTGTTGGCGCCAAATCCGGGTGGAAAATATCAGATTGCCATTAATAAAAAAGTGGGTGAGGAGTTGAATAACCCAAGTCTTTCTCCGATGGAGAATTTCGAGTTGCTATTCCCAATGACGCCAGAAGGTAAAGCAGCTGCTAAGGCTGTGTATGAGAGATGGGCAGCAGCGAGAGCCGCAGGTACCATCCCTGATGATTTTGTAGTATCCAAAGAAACTAAGGCGCGCCAAGTTCGCGCTCGCATAACCCTTTGGAATGCAGACAATCAGAACTACAAAGATCTCAAAAATATTAAAGTTCCGGTGCTAGTTGCAGATGGCCGCGAGGACATCATCGATAACCCTCAAAATTCAGTTGTGATCGCCAATCAAATCCCTTTTGCTTGGCTAGCTTTTTATGAAGGCGGACATGCATTTTTATTCCAAAGCTACAAGAAACTATCCGAAACAGTAAATGTATTTCTGCAAAAAGACTAA
- a CDS encoding tripartite tricarboxylate transporter substrate binding protein, with the protein MNKLITFIICMVMSLTQVNAQTFPSGPVKLVVPLTPGSGADTAARIIAKYLTKVWQQPVVVENKPGAGGLIGTAAVVNAEANGQTLLFQSVTFATNPATYKKLPYEYSKPPVNVSYLGDTPYVLVTSPDGPYKSIKDIVSAARAKPGEIPFASVGVGSSTHFAAEYFIQAAGIKMNHIPLKGGPEAIQEVMSGRIAFCMASLSTALGQIKGGRLLALGIASKSRSSAAPEIPTIAEQGFPNFDMSLWFGLWAPNGTPAVVVNKINGDIAKALQDPEVREAYSKVGIDPKVISAEEFNKYVKEEISRYQKIAATAQIEQQ; encoded by the coding sequence GTGAATAAGTTAATTACTTTCATTATCTGCATGGTGATGAGTTTGACTCAAGTAAATGCTCAAACTTTTCCTTCTGGACCGGTTAAGTTGGTAGTTCCTTTAACTCCCGGATCGGGAGCTGATACAGCAGCTAGAATCATTGCTAAGTATTTGACTAAAGTCTGGCAGCAACCAGTAGTAGTTGAAAATAAACCTGGTGCTGGCGGCTTAATAGGTACGGCAGCAGTTGTTAATGCAGAAGCAAATGGTCAAACACTACTCTTTCAATCTGTAACTTTTGCAACCAACCCTGCAACTTATAAGAAGTTACCTTACGAATATAGTAAGCCCCCTGTGAATGTTAGCTATTTAGGCGATACGCCATATGTTTTAGTGACATCGCCAGATGGCCCATATAAATCTATTAAAGATATTGTGTCCGCAGCCAGGGCAAAGCCTGGTGAGATTCCCTTTGCCTCCGTGGGGGTGGGAAGTTCCACCCACTTTGCTGCTGAATATTTTATTCAAGCTGCTGGGATAAAAATGAACCATATCCCATTAAAAGGCGGTCCTGAAGCTATACAAGAGGTAATGTCAGGAAGGATTGCATTTTGCATGGCTTCGTTAAGTACTGCTTTGGGTCAAATTAAAGGTGGAAGATTACTGGCTCTTGGTATTGCGAGCAAATCTCGATCTTCTGCTGCGCCTGAGATCCCCACAATTGCTGAGCAAGGGTTTCCTAATTTTGATATGAGTTTATGGTTTGGATTGTGGGCTCCGAACGGAACTCCAGCTGTTGTGGTGAATAAAATTAATGGTGATATTGCCAAAGCCTTGCAGGACCCTGAAGTACGAGAGGCATACTCTAAAGTGGGCATTGACCCCAAGGTAATTTCTGCTGAAGAATTTAATAAGTATGTCAAGGAAGAGATTTCTCGATATCAAAAGATTGCCGCTACGGCTCAAATTGAGCAGCAGTAA
- a CDS encoding heme-binding protein, translated as MAEKLISVHSSLALSDADQIITHALKLRATNGLLPLAVAVLDSGGNVVAFKREDGCGILRHDIAIGKAWGSLGMGMATRQIRDRLANRPTFQSALSAASDGRFIPTPGGVLIVNKQGIAIGAVGISGDASDKDEYCAIEAIKLAGFVPEPPAAADNWNENQL; from the coding sequence GTGGCTGAAAAGCTTATTTCAGTACATTCAAGCTTAGCGTTGAGTGATGCAGATCAAATAATTACTCATGCCCTAAAGTTGAGGGCAACTAATGGATTGCTACCTTTAGCAGTTGCCGTTCTTGACTCTGGTGGGAATGTTGTTGCCTTCAAGCGAGAAGATGGTTGCGGCATATTGAGACATGACATTGCTATTGGCAAGGCTTGGGGTTCGTTGGGCATGGGTATGGCTACTCGGCAAATTCGAGATAGATTGGCAAATCGACCGACCTTTCAATCGGCGCTCTCAGCGGCATCAGACGGAAGATTTATTCCAACGCCTGGGGGTGTATTGATAGTGAATAAACAAGGAATTGCAATTGGCGCCGTTGGTATTAGTGGAGATGCCTCAGATAAAGATGAGTATTGCGCTATTGAGGCAATTAAATTAGCAGGCTTTGTGCCTGAGCCGCCGGCAGCTGCCGATAACTGGAATGAAAATCAACTGTGA
- a CDS encoding cupin domain-containing protein, whose protein sequence is MDIHSDYSKRVVLNHQDLPWISSPSVGIERRMLDRQGDEVARATSIVRYEAGAKFPTHTHEFGEEILVLDGVLSDETGNYPAGTYIMNPPGSSHAPFSEKGCTLFVKLRHLGPEQIEREIVDTHSAPWFQGMVPGLTVMPLMRQGAGSTLVRWAPQTYFNPHKHYGGEEIFVVDGVFEDEHGRYPAGSWIRSPHMSLHQPFSKEGCTIFVKTGHLLGVN, encoded by the coding sequence ATGGACATTCATTCTGACTACAGTAAGCGTGTAGTGCTGAATCACCAGGACCTACCGTGGATTTCAAGTCCTTCCGTAGGCATTGAGAGGCGCATGCTTGATCGTCAGGGTGATGAAGTGGCGAGAGCTACTTCGATCGTTAGATACGAAGCTGGTGCGAAGTTCCCAACCCATACCCATGAATTTGGAGAAGAGATCTTGGTGTTAGATGGGGTGCTTAGTGATGAGACTGGCAACTATCCAGCCGGCACCTATATCATGAATCCTCCTGGCTCGTCTCATGCGCCTTTTAGCGAGAAAGGCTGCACTCTTTTTGTCAAGTTACGACACTTGGGGCCTGAGCAGATCGAGCGTGAGATTGTCGATACCCATTCTGCACCATGGTTTCAAGGGATGGTGCCTGGTTTAACCGTAATGCCGCTGATGAGACAGGGTGCGGGCTCTACATTGGTTAGGTGGGCGCCTCAAACTTACTTCAACCCACACAAGCATTATGGCGGCGAAGAGATTTTTGTAGTGGATGGCGTATTTGAGGATGAGCATGGACGCTATCCAGCTGGCTCATGGATTCGCAGCCCCCATATGAGCTTGCATCAACCTTTTAGTAAAGAAGGCTGCACAATTTTTGTGAAAACAGGACATCTCTTAGGGGTAAATTAG
- a CDS encoding linear amide C-N hydrolase, protein MITKIVAASVSATLALAPFASNACTAVNIVAKDGSVVAGRTMEWAFDMKWQLTANPKGTTINLSAPSSLKLPATNLSSKYAFAAIAPGVLAGPPAYLEGQNEAGLAISGNFLPGFTEYQTVTPQDKNYVSILNLGGFILGMFGSVKELRNELPKYKVWFDPSEVKGLPTPPWLHLVLTDRGGDSIVVEFVKGQMMIHNNVAGVLTNAPTYDWHLNNVRNYLSLTSTATASVTVGNTNVTELGQGGGLLGLPADYTPPSRFVRATYLKQFMYQPSNSVDAMQAADHVLNNVDIPIGVARSTDGKQVASDYTQWVNIKDLKNNRMKIANYANRTNFIEINLNEVFKSGKTKTWLVDKLPYPQNDLTAEFLK, encoded by the coding sequence ATGATTACAAAAATAGTGGCTGCTTCAGTTTCAGCAACTTTGGCGCTCGCCCCATTCGCGAGTAATGCATGTACTGCTGTCAATATCGTTGCAAAAGATGGCTCTGTTGTTGCGGGTAGAACGATGGAGTGGGCTTTTGATATGAAGTGGCAGCTCACGGCAAATCCAAAAGGCACCACCATCAATCTAAGTGCACCATCATCACTAAAGTTGCCCGCAACAAACCTATCTAGTAAATATGCATTTGCTGCAATTGCCCCTGGAGTCTTAGCAGGTCCCCCAGCATATCTTGAGGGTCAAAATGAAGCAGGTCTTGCCATTAGCGGCAATTTTTTACCTGGCTTTACTGAATATCAAACCGTTACTCCGCAAGATAAGAATTATGTTTCTATATTGAACTTGGGGGGCTTTATTTTAGGAATGTTTGGCTCAGTTAAAGAGTTACGAAACGAACTTCCTAAATACAAAGTGTGGTTTGACCCAAGTGAAGTCAAAGGCTTGCCAACTCCACCTTGGTTGCACCTGGTGTTAACAGACCGTGGCGGTGACAGTATTGTTGTTGAATTTGTGAAGGGTCAAATGATGATCCACAATAATGTTGCTGGAGTGCTTACCAATGCACCTACCTATGACTGGCACCTGAACAATGTCCGTAACTACCTATCACTTACATCTACTGCAACAGCATCTGTAACAGTGGGCAATACCAACGTTACTGAACTGGGTCAGGGGGGCGGCTTATTAGGTTTGCCAGCAGATTACACTCCACCATCTCGCTTTGTGAGGGCAACTTATTTGAAGCAATTTATGTATCAGCCAAGCAATAGCGTTGATGCAATGCAAGCTGCCGATCACGTCTTGAATAACGTCGATATTCCTATTGGTGTTGCTCGGTCAACAGATGGTAAACAGGTTGCCTCTGATTACACTCAGTGGGTCAATATCAAAGACTTAAAGAATAATCGTATGAAAATTGCAAACTATGCAAATCGTACAAACTTTATTGAGATTAATCTGAATGAAGTATTTAAGTCCGGAAAGACGAAGACTTGGCTGGTTGATAAGCTGCCATACCCTCAAAATGACTTGACGGCAGAGTTCTTAAAATAA
- a CDS encoding fumarylacetoacetate hydrolase family protein, whose amino-acid sequence MRLFSYRDQSNKKSVGVLRKKDSNEFIDLCATDASIPADLGSLIAIDPDLGLAKGALLNPNAVIRNLSDIQFDILIDRPGKIICMGLNYADHAKEGGNARPEYPSFFLRGPSSLASHEAPLIRPRVSDKLDYEAELAFVVGKRARNLNRENALDCIAGYSIFNDGSMRDYQRKTTQWTIGKNFDQTGGFGPWLVTPDELPKGAHGLQIQSRLNGSVMQNANTKDFLWDVAETIVLITECMTLEPGDVVITGTPAGVGYARTPPVFMKPGDICEIEIENIGILRNSIQDQE is encoded by the coding sequence ATGAGATTATTTAGTTACCGCGATCAGAGCAATAAAAAAAGCGTTGGAGTCCTCCGCAAAAAAGACTCAAATGAATTTATAGATTTATGCGCAACCGATGCCAGTATCCCAGCGGACTTAGGTAGTTTGATTGCAATAGACCCGGATCTAGGGTTGGCTAAAGGGGCGCTTTTAAATCCCAATGCTGTCATTAGAAATCTCTCTGATATCCAGTTTGATATTTTGATTGATCGACCAGGGAAGATTATTTGCATGGGGCTGAACTATGCTGATCATGCAAAGGAGGGCGGTAACGCTCGTCCAGAATACCCAAGCTTTTTCCTGCGTGGCCCTAGCTCGCTTGCCTCTCATGAGGCCCCTCTAATCCGACCCAGGGTTTCTGATAAATTGGATTACGAGGCAGAGCTAGCATTTGTGGTGGGTAAAAGAGCGCGTAATTTAAATAGAGAAAATGCCCTTGACTGCATAGCTGGCTATAGCATTTTTAATGACGGCAGTATGCGCGACTATCAGCGTAAAACCACCCAATGGACTATTGGCAAAAACTTTGATCAGACCGGTGGATTTGGCCCATGGTTAGTAACGCCAGATGAGTTGCCTAAGGGCGCACACGGCCTTCAGATTCAATCCCGGTTAAACGGATCGGTAATGCAAAATGCAAACACTAAAGACTTTCTGTGGGATGTTGCTGAAACCATTGTGCTCATTACTGAATGTATGACACTAGAACCTGGTGATGTAGTTATTACCGGAACACCTGCAGGAGTGGGCTACGCAAGAACACCACCTGTTTTTATGAAACCCGGTGATATCTGTGAAATTGAAATAGAAAATATTGGCATCCTAAGAAATTCAATACAAGATCAGGAGTGA
- a CDS encoding tripartite tricarboxylate transporter substrate binding protein yields MKLFKFILFILTLCAGFISAHAQQSNNYPVKPIRLVVPFPAGGPTDQFARQYAQALSTQLGKPVVVDNKSGASGAIGSLEVKNSAPDGYTLLFGTASTHVLYNLINAKPQYDSIKDFTQIAVVGDAPIVFAVSPATKGGFKELVEYARINPGKLQYGSAGEGTYLHIVGERLKYELGGLDIQHIPFRGSAQSIPALIGNQVNMTVDTLGSLINQHRAGKLKIVAIAASKRSPLIPDIPTVNEVTGLKDFQAALWNIVSAPQGLSPDITNTLILATTKALKNPELLDKLNSISIQPISNITGVAATSFIAKELVSLRPVVQSAGLKKE; encoded by the coding sequence ATGAAACTGTTTAAATTTATCTTATTTATTTTGACTTTGTGCGCTGGTTTTATCTCAGCTCATGCTCAACAGTCAAATAACTACCCCGTTAAGCCAATTCGATTGGTTGTACCTTTTCCTGCAGGTGGCCCAACAGATCAATTTGCTCGGCAGTATGCGCAGGCCTTATCAACGCAATTAGGAAAGCCTGTAGTTGTTGACAACAAAAGTGGGGCAAGTGGCGCCATTGGAAGTTTAGAAGTAAAAAATAGTGCACCAGATGGATATACATTGCTATTTGGTACAGCTTCAACCCATGTTCTATATAACCTCATTAATGCTAAGCCTCAGTATGACTCCATTAAGGACTTTACACAAATTGCAGTAGTGGGTGATGCGCCGATTGTATTTGCGGTTAGCCCGGCGACTAAAGGGGGTTTTAAAGAGTTGGTTGAATATGCGCGCATCAACCCAGGCAAGTTGCAATATGGATCAGCAGGAGAGGGAACTTATTTGCATATTGTTGGTGAAAGATTGAAATATGAATTAGGGGGTTTAGATATTCAGCACATACCATTTAGAGGTAGCGCCCAATCTATTCCCGCCTTGATAGGTAACCAAGTAAATATGACGGTTGACACATTGGGGTCATTAATCAATCAACATAGAGCTGGAAAGCTAAAGATCGTTGCAATAGCTGCCTCTAAAAGATCTCCTTTGATTCCTGATATACCAACTGTTAACGAAGTGACTGGTTTAAAAGATTTCCAAGCTGCTTTATGGAATATTGTCTCTGCACCCCAGGGTTTATCGCCTGATATTACTAACACTTTAATTTTGGCGACAACTAAGGCCTTAAAAAATCCTGAATTACTCGATAAATTAAATTCAATATCGATTCAACCAATTAGTAATATCACTGGCGTTGCAGCAACTTCATTTATTGCTAAAGAGCTTGTTAGCTTAAGGCCGGTTGTTCAATCTGCAGGGCTTAAGAAAGAGTAA
- a CDS encoding patatin-like phospholipase family protein, with protein sequence MNQPSRRNFLKSSAAGVAAVTSTQAFSKSSNLSKKAIAEVRALEAKEIQKTTSSWNDGLAHPIPYKNPPGKGKDRAIVLGGGSEYMSSFLVGYFHAMLANGIDLRLADIVVGTSAGAVLGSALLGSRLDLFSAEFNLLADYPKIMAKLVPTKKFSPSQERVMKMGLSAKDGNPDTIQAIGHAAMAARSIPSDKFQTNIKVFLGDMKTIPKKMYITTIDCYTAERLVVAPDSGVSVIDACAASASAPGVTGPTWVKDRVCMDGSIGSTETHCDIVAGSRRALVVALADTIQQEKEGLRLNHLPNTILQEVKDLEAGGTKTKLVVVGMLPGRKTMSVVDPEIMEPAIKYGYERGMQDLPEMKRFWMAA encoded by the coding sequence ATGAATCAACCTTCTCGACGCAATTTCTTAAAATCCTCTGCCGCAGGGGTTGCAGCTGTCACAAGCACACAGGCATTTTCAAAATCCTCAAACTTATCTAAGAAAGCAATAGCCGAGGTGAGGGCATTAGAGGCTAAAGAAATTCAGAAAACGACCTCTAGTTGGAATGATGGTCTAGCGCATCCCATACCCTATAAAAATCCTCCAGGAAAAGGTAAGGATAGGGCAATCGTTTTAGGCGGTGGCTCTGAATATATGAGTTCATTTCTAGTTGGCTATTTTCATGCCATGCTAGCAAATGGCATTGATCTTCGCTTGGCTGATATCGTTGTGGGCACCTCGGCAGGTGCAGTGTTAGGTAGCGCTTTATTGGGTAGCCGTCTAGATCTATTTTCTGCAGAATTTAATTTATTAGCTGACTACCCAAAGATCATGGCTAAGTTAGTGCCAACCAAAAAATTCTCACCCAGCCAGGAGCGGGTAATGAAGATGGGTCTTAGCGCAAAGGATGGTAATCCCGATACCATCCAGGCAATTGGTCATGCTGCGATGGCCGCAAGATCCATTCCATCTGATAAGTTTCAAACAAACATTAAAGTGTTTCTAGGGGATATGAAAACTATCCCGAAAAAAATGTATATCACTACTATTGATTGCTACACCGCTGAGCGTTTAGTTGTTGCTCCAGATTCGGGGGTATCTGTGATTGATGCATGTGCTGCCAGTGCCTCTGCACCTGGAGTTACTGGCCCAACTTGGGTTAAAGATCGTGTTTGCATGGACGGAAGTATTGGTTCAACAGAAACGCATTGCGATATTGTGGCTGGGTCAAGAAGAGCCCTCGTTGTAGCTTTAGCAGATACGATTCAACAAGAAAAAGAAGGTCTGCGTTTAAATCACTTACCTAATACGATTTTGCAAGAAGTAAAAGATCTAGAGGCGGGAGGCACAAAGACAAAGTTGGTGGTTGTTGGTATGTTGCCAGGTAGAAAAACCATGAGCGTTGTAGACCCAGAAATTATGGAGCCTGCTATCAAGTATGGGTATGAGCGAGGCATGCAAGATCTTCCGGAAATGAAGCGCTTTTGGATGGCAGCTTAG